The region ACTCGGGCCTCGGCGTAATCCTTCTTTTTTCGGATTACTCTGGCAAGAAGCCGATCTCCGCGCACGCCCCCCCGAACAAAAAGGACAAAACCTTCAACCCTGGCTACTCCGTGCCCTCCGAAGGCCATGTTCTCGATAGCAAGTTCCAGCAGGGCGCCTTTCTTGATATTCATATTGAAGTCTCCAAAAGGATCTAAAAGGATTTCACCACGTAGGAATAAACACTGTAACAGAAAATCAATCCCTTGATTACGATATCGGAGTGAGGGATTGAAGAACCCCAGCGGTCGATGCCTTGCATCGTCGACAAACCCGCGGTTTGCATGACTCAAGTGATAGCTTATTTTACAAGTGATAGAAAATTTTACAATATTTCCCGTCCAAACCACTCCAACCAACACCCCGGCCGGCCCAACCCCCCTGAAATCCTGGGAATTTCTTCAAAACCTGTTCCTGGCACACATCTTGCTTTATTTCTGGTAGCCAAACCAGAATTGGAGAACAAGCGGTCGTTGGAGGATGGGCATGCAGCAACGGATGCGGTTTTTCAAAAAACAGGAAGGGTTCACTTTACTTGAGCTGATCATGACAATGGTCATCCTGGCCATCCTTGCCACTATCGCTATCCCGACCTTCTCGGTCTGGCTGCCCGAATATCGACTCAAGAAAGCGGCCAGGGACCTATACTCCAATATCCAACTGGCCAAGATGCAGGCGGTACGGACCAATCGGGATCATACCGTTTCCTTCAATACCGGGGCCGGGCTCTATCAGGTCCTTGACAGCGGCGTGACGGTGGTAAAGACCGTGAACCTTTCCAATTACGGGAGCGGCGTCAGTTACGGTTTCGGGAACGCAACCAAGACAGTGCCCGGCGGGGTCCCGATCGACACCGTAAGCTATGCGGGAGACTCAGCGACCTTCAACCCGAGGGGTACGGGAGGCATGGGTTACGTATACCTTACCAACGAGAGAAGTACATCTTACGCCGTTGGAACGATCACCGCCGGGGCCGTGGTTCTGCGGAAATGGAACGGGGCCGACTGGGAATAAGTCGTTGGTGAAGAACCTATGGGGCTGAAAACAAGGGATGAAAAAGGATTGAAACGATGAATGCCAGGATACCCACGAATGAGGGATTCACGCTGGTCGAACTGCTGGTGGCGGTGGCCATTTCAGGGATCGTGATGGCCTCGGTTTATTCCAGTTATTATTCCCAGCAAAAGTCCTATATAGCCCAGGAACAGGTGGCGACGATGCAGCAGAACCTGCGAAACGCCCTCTTCCATCTGGAACGGGACATCCGGATGGCCGGATATGATCCCACAATGATGGCAGGGGCCGGAATCGCAAACGCCGGGAGTGATACCATGCAGATTACAATGGACCTGAACGGGGATGGGGATACCAGTGACACGAACGAGACGATCACCTATTCCCTCTACGTTTCCTCCGGAGTAACAAGGCTTGGAAAGTCATCCGGAGGAGGACCCAACTCGCCCGTTGCCGACAATATCGAGGCCCTTAATTTCGTATACCTGGATGGTGACCGAAACGTGACGTCCACCCTTGGAAGCATCCGCTCGATCCAGGTCACCTTGGTGGCCACAGTGGGCCGCGGCGATCCCGGCTATGTGAACACCGATTCCTTCAGCAATCAGCAGGGAACCGTTATTTTGCCGGCCCGTAACGATAATCTACGCCGCCGGGCCCTCTCAACGGAGATTCGGTGCCGGAACCTAGGTCTCCACTAAGGGCGCGAAGCTCGTAAAAATGGGGAGCGAGAATGAAGAGGAAACAAACGTATATGACAGGGAACCGAAGAACCGAAGGGTTCACCCTCCTTGAAATACTGATAGCCATCTTCATCCTTTCCTTCGGAATCTTGGCCGTGGCCTCCATGCAGGTCTCTTCCATCCGTGGAAACGGCATGGCGGGACGGCTGACGGAAGGAACCCAGTTGGCCTGCGACCGAATGGAGGAATTAATGAGCCGGTCATACACCCATTCAGATCTTACCGCAGGGACCCACACAGACCCCTCACCACCTTCCGGGTATACCGTCACCTGGAACGTGACAGACGACTCCCCGATCACCGATACCAAGACAGTGACCGTGACCGTGACATGGACGGACCACGGCGTTCAGAAAACGGCCACTCTTCAACAAATCATTCCAAGGATCATTTAGTACGCGGAGGCGGCCATGAAGGTATCCAGTGAAAACAAATGGACGGAACAGGATGGATCGGTTCTGGTTGTCGCTTTGCTGCTCCTGGTCTTCCTGACCCTTATAGGAATCTCCGCAAGCACCACGACAGAGATCGAGATACAGGTGGCAGGCAACGAACAGGCCCACAAGACAGCCTTTTATCACGCGGATGCGGGAGTCTACACGACACCAAAAATAATACGTTCCTGCGTGGAGCAGGGGCTCCAGCCCTCTTACTCAACCATCACATACCTCGACACCCAGCCTCCGGACGCCTTTTTTCGCCAGATCATGGGATTTGACTCTTATGACAGTGATAAGGACATCCAGTTTACCCTCGGTGGATACACCGTGCAGGTAGACACCCAGCGAAACCGACAGGAAAGCATCGCCGGCGGCGGTGCCGAGTTTGCCAGCGGGGCGGAAGGTGCCGGAAGTGGTATGACCGGCGGGGTTGCCGTGATCTACGCCCTGGATTCCGTTGGAACCGGGCCCAGATCTTCCCAGTCCGAGGTCCTGGCCGAATACCGGCTGGTGCCCGGAATTGCAGGAGGACTTTAACCATGAAAAAGACAACGATTCTACTGGTCATTTCCACCCTTTTCCTGGGTTTGTTTCCTGGTGGAGAACCTGCCCATTCTTCCGAGCCCAGCATGTCCGATTATACCGCCACCCCTATTTTCATGACCACCTCCATAACCCCCAACATCCTGATCATCCTGGACAATTCCGGGAGCATGAACTATGCGGCTTACGGAACCTGGGCCGGGGATAACGGGGCGGAGATCACCGATGAATTATATTCGGGCAACACCCCCTATTCCAATTCTACCACTGTACGGGTCTCACAAAGCCGGGACGACGCGGAGGAACGGCCGACTGACGACACGGCGTGGTATAACAGCAGTGACCTGGACCTGGGAGGATATTCCACCACCAGCAACGACGCCATTGTCGGGATCCGTTTCCAGAACGTAAACGTGCCTCAGGGAGCAACCATCACAAATGCATACATTGAGTTTACTGCCAAAGCAGATTCATCCACTGCCCCGGCCAATACCAACTTCACCATCAGGGGGCAACTCGATGACGATACAGATCAATTTTCCGCAACCCTCAACAACATAGATTCACGCCCTAGGACCGCCGCTTCGGTGGCCTGGAGCAACGTGTCCGCATGGACCCATGATACGACCTACCAAACCCCGGACATCAAGGAGATCGTTCAGGAGATCGTGAACCGCACCGGATGGGTCAAGGGCAACTCCATGGTCTTCATCTTCTCGGGCACGGGGAAAAGGGACGCCAAATCCTATGACAACTCCCATTCCGAAGCCCCTCTCCTCCACATCGAGTTCACTCCGGCCGAACGGACCCTTTACTACGGGCTCTTTGACCCGGATGCCCAGTACAAATATTCATCCAATAAGTTCGTGAGGGATCCGAACGGTGAATGGAACGGGAATTGGCTCAACTGGCTCAGTATGCGAAGGATCGATGTAGCCAAGAAGGTCCTGGTGGGAGGGCTTGCCACGTCCAGGACTGGAGGTGGCAACACCACCCTTTACGGGGATGATCACAACGCCCAGCCCAGCCGGTACTGGAAGCGTCAATTCGATTCCTCCCTATCCGGCGTGAGCGTCACACCTTACAACGGAAATTACTGGTACGGCATAAAGGGAGGCTATATATACGTGGACGATGACAGCAACCCCTTCAGCGGATACATCGAACGATACAAGATCGCGGTCAAAAAGGACGAAGCAGACGAGCCGGATGAGTT is a window of Deltaproteobacteria bacterium DNA encoding:
- a CDS encoding prepilin-type N-terminal cleavage/methylation domain-containing protein; this translates as MKRKQTYMTGNRRTEGFTLLEILIAIFILSFGILAVASMQVSSIRGNGMAGRLTEGTQLACDRMEELMSRSYTHSDLTAGTHTDPSPPSGYTVTWNVTDDSPITDTKTVTVTVTWTDHGVQKTATLQQIIPRII
- a CDS encoding prepilin-type N-terminal cleavage/methylation domain-containing protein, with protein sequence MNARIPTNEGFTLVELLVAVAISGIVMASVYSSYYSQQKSYIAQEQVATMQQNLRNALFHLERDIRMAGYDPTMMAGAGIANAGSDTMQITMDLNGDGDTSDTNETITYSLYVSSGVTRLGKSSGGGPNSPVADNIEALNFVYLDGDRNVTSTLGSIRSIQVTLVATVGRGDPGYVNTDSFSNQQGTVILPARNDNLRRRALSTEIRCRNLGLH
- a CDS encoding GspH/FimT family pseudopilin; its protein translation is MQQRMRFFKKQEGFTLLELIMTMVILAILATIAIPTFSVWLPEYRLKKAARDLYSNIQLAKMQAVRTNRDHTVSFNTGAGLYQVLDSGVTVVKTVNLSNYGSGVSYGFGNATKTVPGGVPIDTVSYAGDSATFNPRGTGGMGYVYLTNERSTSYAVGTITAGAVVLRKWNGADWE